The Anomaloglossus baeobatrachus isolate aAnoBae1 chromosome 4, aAnoBae1.hap1, whole genome shotgun sequence genome contains the following window.
ggggcgggattttagctactaggccgcgatgaagccggggactaaatttaagaccgcggccgacaagcaggctcggtcggcgcggaagtccgccggtcttccgaaatcagcagctgctgcagcgtccgggaataaggcgctccatgcacagtccccatggggacacagagtaccttatagatgcagggcccgatccctgaggaagaatagactcctgtccagcagattcccacaggggctgcggagggagcccggtcccagtgaatggacgaccggtcaggatcccacttctcccagagccactaagggatggtgaaggaaaaacggcatgaggctccggcctttgtacccgcaatgggtacctcaaccttaacagcaccgccgactttagTGGGGTGaggagggagcatgccggggaccccgtgggggtcctcttttcttccaaccgatataactaatctgagaatgcatgagtggatgtgtgcctccttccacacaaagcataaaactgaggagcccgtgatgcacgggagggtgtataggcagaggggaggggttacactttttaaagtgtaatactttgtgtggcctccggaggcagaagctatacacccaattgtctgggtctcccaatggagcgacaaagaaataaggtatttgagagaaatattgtttctcaatataatatcgatctagacaataaaaaatatgggtgaaccacccctttaagttttcTGACCTTgactggcacatatggtaatgtgtaggaggagaggggctcagcttgtttgctgataacaatgatcatCTTCTCTAGGTATTAGTCAGGGTTCAAGACCACTACAGTAAAGACCTGACCAGTTGTTGGGTAAGTAATAGAAGTAATAGCATTTTAgaccaaacatatgtaaagaagtgtatacagcttcaatcattgtatagagttagtaatagaagtcagcacttagtgtccagtgtgtgcacagaacagatgacccctgacatgttcatttaaccctgtaaggttttttttctggcataaaaaaaagagaaaatcattgataataagccatgtctccattccttcaatgtttagtggaagctactgtgtgtgtgtgtgtgtgtctgtgcgtgtgttatttttttttgtgaccacaattgatatttttttactagtttggtgactacataaaacattcattagcctctatatgcatgtgtctgtggcgttgtggtgtcacaattctcgcagttaagactttttttctatttctgttaacaaatcctggtatttttagatgtaaatagatctgacatctgcacacaacctatatacatttgttttatgtgcaatactacctcaatgacatttattgtcacttaactgttaaaaaagttggtatgtaactagtgttgcattgccatattgtgttccacttgctgggatttgtagtgctgtgcaccaccagcagaagttggacccatggtatgttagcatttaaacatttctgttccaggttgtgttgaaataaactgattttgctattcagtatcctatgcttccatattttggtgtgcgtacagtatgtgtgtacaatgtgtgtatgtgtgtcctttgtgttcagtatgtacagtgtgtgtgttgcacatatagtgacaggcagcacagtaattgcaactcgcctttattttcaggaattataatcttttgtaggagcgacacatatcagagcactgactaatgtagaaaggacatgtacaaaaaacaccacataaaagaggagcgagggccctgtccagaagagctgacaatctgaggaaacggaaacaataatgctaaaagctgtttttactgcttcactagatacatacaagggtgtagaatgaggttcccaatgtacaagggaggttctgtatcatcacaaggtgtagcagagggtttttttttaaaaaaagccgttttttgagccgaaagagacaattctttttggtgagccgagccgaatgagccggctcatcaaaaagagccggactgcccatcactaggacctacagtgatgtaatgcagaggggtgggaagggcagcacagaacagcacagtgcccgcctcttctTTACATCACTTTAGGTCCTTGAGATATGgcagactttgtttgtaatgccaggaccaaactgaaggatggtgagcagcacatctgtaaaagtaaggcaacaaataatatagtataggcattactgtacacctggatggggttggatcatatatatatatatatacacacacacacactatataactatatacacacacacacaccatataactatatacacacacacacacactatataactatatacacacacacacacacactatataactatatatatacacacacacacacactatataactatatacacacacacactatataactatatacacacacactatataactatatacacacacactatataactatatacacacacaccatataactatatatacacacacactatataactatatatacacacacacacactatatataactatacacacacacactatatataaatatacacacacacacaccatataactatatacacacacaccatataactatacacacacacacactatataactagatatatacacacacacacacactatataactatatacacacacacacactatatataactatacacacacacactatataactatatacacacacacactatataactatatatacacacacacacacacacactatatagctatatacacacacacacacacactatatagctatatatatatatatacacacacacacacacacacacacacacacacacacacacacacatataccagaatgggcacaGGATGTGGGCCATAAATACCAAAATAGGGATCATATATATCaaaatgggcccaggatgagggccataagtatcaagatggggacatatataccaggatggacccaagATGAAGGCCAAATATaacaggatgatgggcatatacagtacaggccaaaggtttggacacaccttctcattcaaagcgttttctttaattttcatgactgaaagttgtagattcacattgaaggcatcaaaactatgaattaacacatgtggaatgaaatacttaacaaaagtgtgaaacaactgaaaatatgtcttatattctaggttcttcaaagtagccaccttttgctttgattactgcttcgcacactcttggcatgctcttgatgagcttcaagaggcagtcaccggaaatggttttcacttcacaggtgtgccctgtcaggtttaataagtgggatttcttgccttataaatggggttgggatcatcagttgtgttgtgcagaagtctggtgggtacacagctgataatcctactgaatagactgttagaatttgtattatggcaagaaaaaagcagctaagaaaaacgagtggccatcattactttaagaaataaaggtcagtcagtccgaaaaattgggaaaacattgaaagtgtccccaagtgcagtggcagaaaccatcaaacgctacaaagaaactggctcacctgaggactgccccaggaaaggaagaccaagagtcatctctgctgtggaggataagtttatcagagtcaccggcatcagaaatcgcaggttaacagcagttcagattagagaccaggtcaatgccacacagagttctagcagcagacacatctctagaacaactgttaagaggagactttgtgcagcaggccttcatggtaaaatagctgctagtaaaccactgctaaggacaggcaacaagcaaaagagacttgtttgggctaaagaacacaagaaatggaaattagaccagtggaaattgtgctttggtctgatgagtccaaatttgagatctttggatccaaccaccatgtctttgtgcgacacagaaaaggtgaacggatggactctacatgcctggttcccaccgtgaagcatggaggaggaggtgtgatggtgtgggggtgctttgctggtgacactgttgggaatttattcaaaattgaaggcatacagaaccagcatgcctaccacagcatcttgcagcggcatgctatttcatccagtttgcgtttagttggaccatcatttatttttcaataggacaaacaCAGCTCCAGgcggtgtaagggctatttgactaaggaggagaatgatggggtgctacgccagatgacctggcctccacagtcaccagacctgaacccaatcaagatgctttggggtgagctggactgcagagtgaaggcaaaagggccaacaagtgctaagcatctctgggaactccttcaagactgttggaagaccatttccggtgactacctcttgaagctcatcaagagaatgccaagagtgtgcaaagcagtaatgaaagcaaaaggtggctactttcaagaacctagaatataagacatattttcagttgtttcacacttttttgttaagtatttcatgccacatgtgttaattcatagttttgatgccttcaatgtgaatctacaatttttagtcatgaaaataaagaaaactctttgaattagaaggtgtgtccaaacgttggtctgtactgtataccaggatggaacaaggatggggaaacatatacagttaggtccagaaatatttggacagtgacacaattttcgcgagttgggctctgcatgccaccacattggatttgaaatgaaatctctacaacagaattcaagtgcagattgtaacgtttaatttgaaggtttgaacaaaaatatctgatagaaattgtaggaattgtacacatttctttacaaacactccacattttaggaggtcaaaagtaattggacaaataaaccaaacccaaacaaaatatttttattttcaatattttgttgcggatcctttggaggcaatcactgccttaagtctggaacccatggacatcaccaaacgctgggtttcctccttcttaatgctttgccaggcctttacagccgcagccttcaggtcttgcttgtttgtgggtctttccgtcttaagtctggatttgagcaagtgaaatgcatgctcaattgggttaagatctggtgattgacttggccattgcagagtgttccacttttttgcactcatgaactcctgggtagctttggctgtatgcttggggtcattgtccatctgtactatgaagccccgtccgatcaactttacggcatttggctgaatctgggctgaaagtatatcccggtacacttcagaattcatccggctactcttgtctgctgttatgtcatcaataaacacaagtgacccagtgccattgaaagccatgcatgcccatgccatcacgttgcctccaccatgttttacagaggatgtggtgtgccttggatcatgtgccgttccctttcttctccaaacttttttcttcccatcattctggtacaggttgatctttgtctcatctgtccatagaatacttttccagaactgagctggcttcatgaggtgtttttcagcaaatttaactctggcctgtctatttttggaatttatgaatggtttgcatctagatgtgaaccctttgtatttactttcatggagtcttctctttactgttgacttagagacagatacacctacttcactgagagtgttctggacttcagttgatgttgtgaacgggttcttcttcaccaaagaaagtatgcggcgatcatccaccactgttgtcatccgtggacgcccaggcctttttgagttcccaagctcaccagtcaattccttttttctcagaatgtacccgactgttgattttgctactccaagcatgtctgctatctctctgatggattttttcttttttttcagcctcaggatgttctgcttcacctcaattgagagttccttagaccgcatgttgtctggtcacagcaacagcttccaaatgcaaaaccacacacctgtaatcaatcccagaccttttaactacttcattgattacaggttaacgagggagacgccttcagagttaattgcagcccttagagtcccttgtccaattacttttggtcccttgaaaaagaggaggctatgcattacagagctatgattcctaaaccatttctccgatttggatgtgaaaactctcatattgcagctgggagtgtgcactttcagcccatattatatatataattgtatttctgaacatgtttttgtaaacagctaaaataacaaaacttgtgtcactgtccaaatatttctggacctaactgtataccagaatggggggaaatatataccagtaaGGGGCCCAGAATAAGGAACATTAGTACAAAATTGGGGGACATAACCAAATAATAGTGTCATTATCACGTCCATAGCAGTGAGTCATTGCCACaatttttgcttcaattttttcccccaccattttcctcctctaaaacctaggtgtatCTTATGGTccgatgtgtcttataatccgaaaaatatggtaacttgcagtgtaaatgcctcttaggctatgtgcccacgttgtgttctgtccctgcagaaatttctgcagcgatttgaacagcacacgtgcgcttcaaatcgctgcagaaacagtccgtaatgaaaagctgatttcatgcgctctggatgcagcccctcccatagacagagcgggacctgcatccaaagcgcatgaaagaagtgacatgtttctTTTCAGAACGCagggcttcggcagcagccgaagcgctgggtTCTAATacacaacgtgggcatggattaggcacaatcttcatagattatgctggggacgcaggacgcatgcagttatgctgcggtgcagaacgtaGCGTaattgcatgaaaatacgctatgtgggcacatagtcttactTACAAAGTTTTAGATTATTTATGGCTGTTACACGAGTCATGCAGTACTGCAGTCTGCCATTGTGTCTTAGAATAGATCACTCTTttattatatacaagaatatactttTTGGGACAGTCATAATTTAACTTAGAAGTACTCGGACGTTTACCACGTACTGCTTTAGTTTGTACACAGGCGTCATAATGGTGGAAAAGAAATGAGTATTCACAGCATGAAAAAACCCCACAAGCCTTACACCAGCAGTGATAAATGGTTCTGTTCACTCTAACATCATGGCTCCAATAAAAGTAAACCATATCACTATAACAAGTACCATATCAAGTGGATCAGACCTCGCTTTGCCTGATCCAACTGACTATATTGGAGTGTATTAGGCACAAACCATTTTCTTCAAAAAATAATAATGTTGAAGGCATCAACATTCTATCCATGAAGTATACCAGACTTGATGGaccccccctccttccccccctCCAAGTGTCAATATGCGGAAAAGATTACATCAGAGTAAATATTCCAACAACACCAACATTTCTTAACAGTCCTCCCAACATGTTTTAAATGTTAGGGTACCACTAGAAGCATTACAAGATTTAACGCCATTAGACATTCCTAATATTCTAATAGACTGGCAGTGGTGATTTACATGTTAATAAATTACAATATACATAGAAAAAAATGGAGTCATATTCCAGAGTGTGATGAATTAAAAAGTTATCTTTATTAAACAGTCCATAAAAAGTTCAAGATTTAAAGGTAAACACAAAAAAGGGGATgatcaggtgcaggaaaaaggaCAAGCATGTACCACGGGATACAAAAAGGTAAAAAAGGGAGCATAGATCAATATAAGTATAAATATTGCACAGGCCCAGGTGGAACTGATAATAGTCACAGGCACTAGAAGTATGGTAGCCAAAGTGCAACAATCAGACAGCTGAGACCACACTAAATTAGAGTGAAACAGCGCCAAAAGTGAACATATAGGGGAGTAATCCACAATTAACCACTAGAGGGCAAAATCAGTATGTGCAACAAGGTAAAAGTCGATCCCGCTCACCCATAGTTTCGGTCCCAAATGGTGTatgctgtccaggggccccgacgcgcgtttcgcattgagcttcctcggggggcccccCGGTGACTATTATCAGTTCCACCTTTATTAGGGAGTGTGGCCAGTTATGCCTACATATACACTTTGGTTATTGAGTGACATGGCTTCCCCCCTATGTGGCATAGTGCAATAATGTGCATGTAATCAAATTATATATACTTTTTACACCTGTATATTTTTTCATTAGCCACCTTTGTCCTGGGCCTGTGCAATATTTATACTTATATTGATCTATGCTCCCTTTTTAACCTTTTTGTATCCCGTGGTACATGCTTGTCCATTTTCCTGCACCTGATCTTCCCCTTTTTTGTGTTTACCTTTAAATCTTGAACTTTTTATGGACTATTTAATCAAGATAACTTTTTAATTCATCACACTCTGGAATATGACTCAGTTTTGTTCTATGTATATTGTATGCCCTGGAGTTTCCTTCTAAAATAAGTGTATCCAAACATGTTGTTTCGGATGATATTGATTCCATGTTAATAAATTAGTACATTTTTCTTCAACATACTCTGAACCAGCAGGGGGCGACATACTACAGTTCTAGAAGAGACAGTAAACAGGTATGCAACTATGGGATAAGATGCCACGAATTATGGCAATGCAATTCAAAATCAGGTACAATACATACAATGTAACTTATCCGTACATGCAGTTTTATGCTTTAGAATGAATATTAACTGGTAAAATACGAAACACTTGCATCGTCGATTGTGATTTCTGATAAGACTTACCTGTGCAACAACTGTCTGTACAAAGGTATGTGGATGATGCTGCTTTTGCTGAACAGCACTTTCTATTGCTACTTTAGCTACAGTGCTTGGATCAACACCTGCTGGCACAGCGACCATGGTAGCACTACAGCCAGCATTATTAGGGTCACTGATTGTAACAATCCTTACTCCCACTTTATTGGGAATTACTGGGACAGATTCCCTGTCATTGTCCTCTACTGGTCGTTTTACAGCTTTGCATTCTGCTGTGCCATTGGTAGAGCGGGTATCTGTCGGCAGTGCAGGTTGAGTAATCCTAGTTCCTATATGGGGCACTGCAATAACTTGATGACCCGGTAAAACAGAAGCTGTAGACTGCGTTGAGACGACTACAGTCGGACGTTGCTGAGGCACATCTGAATTGAAACTGGATAGTACAGGTCCATTGGGTAAGTCTGTTGCACTACCACACTGTATCTGAATTGCAAGGTTAGAAATGTCATTTGTACTACTCGCAAAATGTGACAAACTGTTGGGAAATATAGGTCCATTGGAAAGCTTCTCTACTTGATCACCTTTGGCAGTAACTTGAGCAGAATCCAGAAGGTCCTGTTGCTCCACTGGAGAGATTTCACCATTTCCTACATGATTGGAAGCTTTGTGATTAGGAATGTTTTTGCTCAAatgagaagagtctcccttttcaaAATCACAAACCCCATTCAGCTGTGGCTTTTTCAAGTCTGTTTTAGCATCCTGTGGATCACTCTGTTCAGAGTTTTGTTTTACAGCAGCTCCATTTTCCCCCAGTTCCACAGATGACCCATTAGTGACCACTTGACTGGCCTCATTCGGAGTTTTCCCTGAGTGTGAAGGAGGTAGACTGGAGTCAAACTTTTTACCATTCAATAGGTTTCCCATTTGAACTTCATTTTCATTAGCTTCCCCATTGCTAGTGCTAACAGAACCTTTCGGACAAGAAGGATTTTCCATGACTTCAATTTTACGTTCATGAACATGTAAGCCTGTAGCTTCTTTTGCCTCTTCCTCCTTTTGGCAAATTATTTTATCTCCCTTAAAAGGGGGAGAAGCAGCAGATCCTGGTAGTTGCCCACCCGGTTGTGCAAGAGCAGCTGGAAGGGTTTGTACCTGTAATCCAACACCAGGTTGTGTCCCACTCATTGGGGCGAGAATCTGAGGTGTATTTCCCTGGCTTACAGTTGCAGTAGCAAAACTGGTGTTTGGCACAACTGTTATTGTGACTTGGTTGCCAGACGTTCCTTGAAATATTGTAGCTGGAGAGTTTGAGATCAACTGACCTGGCAAAATCTGTAAATTTGAGATGGGAACAGTCTGTACACCAGTTTGATTCTGCATGGTACTCTGGACTAACTGCACATTTTGTTGTCCCACCAATATTTGTGGAGTTGCAGATTGCCCTTGTACACCAAACGAAGGAGTCTGATTATTGGCCACTTGATATACCACCTGGGGGCTTGGTGCTCTCGCGTTGTTGGGAGGTGGTATCTGCGGAGCAGGAAGGATGAGTTTTCCTCCAGGCGTTGAAGGTCCTCGTTTGGGAAGCAACAATTGTTTAATGAGGCTGGACTCCGCAGGACTGGCGAGTCCAATACCTCCACTTTGGGTCTGCTGCTGCTGAACCTGTACTTGTACCTGTTGGGATGGCTGTGACTGCTGAGCTTGCACTTGTGCCTGCGGTTGTTGCTGCGCTTGTGCCTGCTGTTGGTGAGGTGCTGGTGACAACTGTTGCCTTTTTACCGAAAGCATTTGGCTAACAGTAGGAGGGGGCCCTTGTGACATAGAAGTGGTTGAGGGTGAAGTTATTACTGGGGGGAGCTGGTTATTTGGAGTTGGGATTGGAGAAGAGGAAGGTGTTAAACTTGTCTGTCCAGTTAACTGAACAGTCTGTCCAGCCTGAATTGCAGTTGGATTAGTAAGAACTATTTGGTGAATGGCTGGTGCGTACGCTTGTCCAGGCTGAGCTGGCTGGCTGACAATGACTACACTCTGCTGGGGTTGCTGCTGCGGTGGTTGCTGAACTACTGCTGTTGAGGGGACTTGCTGAGAAGAAAGAGGTTTCGGAGCAATGTTTTGAAACCCAATTCTAGAGGTCTGAGGGTTCTGAACACCAGCTATTGTCACTACTTGCCCTGTTGCTACTTGAAAACTTTGTACAGTTGTAGCAGACACAATGTTAGAAGATGAAGTTGTTACATATTGTTGTGGAGCTAGTATTACTGTATCTTTTTGCTGGTTGGAAGCTGGGGATTGTTGGGATGGGACATGAACAGTTTGTGATGATGTGGTGATTAATTGTTGACCTTGTGGAAGTCCAGATGTACCTGCCGGCATACTTTGCACTCTGCCAAATATATGCCCTTGAGGGACAGTTTGTTGTATAACAGCTACTGGAGTGCCTGATGTTAACTGGCCAGGTACCACAGTGTGTAAAGGTGATTGCTGCTGAATAACAGAAGGATGGTGAAACAAGGCCTGAGAACCCACGACTGTAACAGAAGCCTGCTGCCCTGGATTGCTGTGATTCTGAACCAGAGAAGCTTGTGTCGATCCTCCCAATGCAATAGTGACAGGAACTGCTGAACGTTGTACAGAGCCCTGTATTACTGCTGCCTTAACTACTTCACATGAAATTGGAGTTTTATTCTGTATTACAGTCACTGTGGTATTTTGTTGCTGGGCCTGGCCGTGAGGATTATGTGGCATACGGCAAACTGTCTGAGCCACACTGTGGACACCTTGAATAGGGAAAGACATCTGTGTTGCAGTCAGATTAGGAGCCTGGTTAGCTACGACAGTTCTCTGGAAGGGATTCCCTGCTCCTTGTGGCACTGGTGGAACAAAAGAGCAACCGATCAGTGATTACATAAAAAAGACAGAtattatgtctgtgtgtgtatacatattgtACACCCACTTTGAAAAGTAAGGATttcaatcaatatctcactgagcacaagaacaatttccaaaattctGACAAGATTGAGTATCAGAGAACATTTTTTAACCCATTAAATGAAGGCAACTTAATATAACTTTCAGTAGAAAATCTTCCATTTTCCTCAAAGTAGCGGAAGCAAAAATGAATTTCTCACACTTCAAAAAAAAAACTACTACATATAGTaatttgtatgacctccatgatttttaagcaTAGTACCAGTGCCCTGCAGCCCCAGGACCTCACTAGCACCATGTTTCACTCTAGGCACCATGAATGAACGTAGAGAAGCATGGTGCCTACAGTAAGGTAAGGTGGTCACCGTTTCTTAAGTAGGGCTGCATGATGCTGCCGGGTGTCAGGAAGCTATATTTCATTGacagtatcatgaattcacagatgtactgctctatagtGCTAAAGTGAATGAGAAGGTGGTACCATCACTTTGTGCCCCTGATAGACGTGCactgttccaacatgacaatgatccaaaacacagatcTGTTGTACTTCTGAAGAACAGGGTAAAAGTGATTCAGcggccaagtatgtctcctgatctgaacccaatccaATACTTATGGGGAATTCTGACGAGACAAGATAAGCATCCTTCTCCATCCAGCGTCTAGGCTCTAAAAGAGGTCGTTCATGAAGACTAGAAA
Protein-coding sequences here:
- the ARID2 gene encoding AT-rich interactive domain-containing protein 2 isoform X2, giving the protein MSNSTVKSEPDHRRKGLAFLDELRQFHESRGSRFRKIPAVGGRELDLHTLYTRVITLGGFAKVSEKNQWGEIAEEFGFPRGCANAAFALKQYYLRYLEKYEKVHHFGEDDEEVQPGNPKPQLPIGAIPCTYNYQQHVVPDYLRQSYGLTMDFNTPNDYNKLVLSLLSGLPNEVDFAINVCTLLSNESKHVMQLEKDPKIITLLLANAGVFDDTLGTFSAVFGDEWKEKTDRDFVQFWKDIVDDNEVRDLIYDKCRSQEGTSPESLWDSLFHPPRKLGINDIEGQRVLQIAVILRNLSFEESNVKLLAANRTCLRFLLLSAHSHFISLRQLGLDTLGNIAAELQLDPVDFKTTHLMFHTITKCLMSRDRFLKMRGMEILSNLCKAEDNGVLICEYVDQDSYKEIICHLTLPDVLLVISTLEVLYMLTELGEVACVKIANVERSIDTLVCLISMDIQMFGPDALTAVKLIEHQSSSQVVSEIRPQAVEQVNPSVTANPAPASRPVNAHAVPPPGIVEIDSEKFGCQWLNAHFEVNPDSSVARSEMYSEYLSTCSKLARGGILTSSGFYKCLRSVFPNHNIKRVEDTSNNGQAHIHVSGVKRRTLPLPIQMYYQQQPTSNVSLDTNVGVPQGAGNPFQRTVVANQAPNLTATQMSFPIQGVHSVAQTVCRMPHNPHGQAQQQNTTVTVIQNKTPISCEVVKAAVIQGSVQRSAVPVTIALGGSTQASLVQNHSNPGQQASVTVVGSQALFHHPSVIQQQSPLHTVVPGQLTSGTPVAVIQQTVPQGHIFGRVQSMPAGTSGLPQGQQLITTSSQTVHVPSQQSPASNQQKDTVILAPQQYVTTSSSNIVSATTVQSFQVATGQVVTIAGVQNPQTSRIGFQNIAPKPLSSQQVPSTAVVQQPPQQQPQQSVVIVSQPAQPGQAYAPAIHQIVLTNPTAIQAGQTVQLTGQTSLTPSSSPIPTPNNQLPPVITSPSTTSMSQGPPPTVSQMLSVKRQQLSPAPHQQQAQAQQQPQAQVQAQQSQPSQQVQVQVQQQQTQSGGIGLASPAESSLIKQLLLPKRGPSTPGGKLILPAPQIPPPNNARAPSPQVVYQVANNQTPSFGVQGQSATPQILVGQQNVQLVQSTMQNQTGVQTVPISNLQILPGQLISNSPATIFQGTSGNQVTITVVPNTSFATATVSQGNTPQILAPMSGTQPGVGLQVQTLPAALAQPGGQLPGSAASPPFKGDKIICQKEEEAKEATGLHVHERKIEVMENPSCPKGSVSTSNGEANENEVQMGNLLNGKKFDSSLPPSHSGKTPNEASQVVTNGSSVELGENGAAVKQNSEQSDPQDAKTDLKKPQLNGVCDFEKGDSSHLSKNIPNHKASNHVGNGEISPVEQQDLLDSAQVTAKGDQVEKLSNGPIFPNSLSHFASSTNDISNLAIQIQCGSATDLPNGPVLSSFNSDVPQQRPTVVVSTQSTASVLPGHQVIAVPHIGTRITQPALPTDTRSTNGTAECKAVKRPVEDNDRESVPVIPNKVGVRIVTISDPNNAGCSATMVAVPAGVDPSTVAKVAIESAVQQKQHHPHTFVQTVVAQTTPVTALPALQVHGHIVGSQPSPYPSTTTTLVHPAEQAKKPGQNFMCLWQSCKRWFETPSQVFYHAATEHGAKDVYPGQCLWEGCEPFQRQRFSFITHLQDKHCSREALLAGLKQEEQTQAGNQKTSNKQTPSGTSNPRAQKAIVNHPSAALMALRRGSRNLVFRDFTDEKEGPITKHIRLTAALILKNVAKHSECGRRSLKRHENHLSVLALSNMEASSTLAKCLYELNNTTHSTEQETDCEMLQ